A genomic region of Christiangramia sp. OXR-203 contains the following coding sequences:
- a CDS encoding Ig-like domain-containing protein gives MKKYTGLFLLALMLGCSGDDDSTPTPTPPVEEENPVATADELSAVQNETYTFNRAMLLENDVLVDNAIITSIDTETEAGGTITDNRDQTYTYEPANDFTGNDTFSYTICVPGDSDRCSSAVVTIIVGDAGEPIAADDSYTTQEGKTYTISNHLDNDQVVDNAEVASVESTSGNATVTLQDDGSILYEPNSDFSGQDTFTYTLCDDDETPGCSTATITMTVEDEGSPVASDDTVVIEAGTSEEVITKLLDNDDLTDDATISSLDDSASNATIVLNSDGTVTYTPQSGFMGEDTFTYTICDDDADASCSTATVTVNIVEAVKFNVPDDLKAYYSDASFTIDPDLLYSELSDFTNAQHTNRLTYTDRHDYLYDADAALDDESMVVLIYSGELRPDDEFQLGDLDGDESFNTEHIYPQSRLNTEESVSDLHLLRVADVDINSERLNYPFTEGSGEYKLVGGDSWYPGDEWKGDVARMVMYVNLSYGDDFDEVGNLELFLKWNREDPVSAFELQRNDVIEAAQGNRNPFIDNPFLATLIWGGDAAENRWE, from the coding sequence ATGAAAAAATATACCGGACTTTTTTTGCTGGCGCTCATGTTGGGTTGCTCAGGTGATGATGATTCAACACCAACTCCTACGCCACCAGTTGAAGAAGAAAATCCAGTAGCAACGGCAGATGAACTTTCTGCTGTTCAAAATGAAACTTATACTTTCAACAGAGCTATGCTTCTGGAAAATGATGTGCTTGTGGATAATGCGATCATTACTAGCATAGATACTGAAACTGAAGCAGGAGGAACGATCACAGATAATCGTGATCAAACCTATACTTATGAACCTGCTAACGATTTCACAGGAAATGATACATTTTCTTATACCATCTGCGTACCTGGAGATTCCGATAGATGTTCCAGTGCTGTAGTTACCATTATCGTAGGTGACGCCGGTGAACCAATAGCGGCCGATGATAGTTATACTACCCAGGAAGGTAAAACCTATACTATTAGCAATCACCTTGATAATGACCAGGTGGTAGATAATGCTGAAGTTGCTTCCGTAGAAAGTACAAGTGGTAACGCTACAGTAACGCTACAGGATGATGGAAGTATTTTGTATGAACCAAATTCAGATTTTTCTGGTCAGGATACTTTTACTTACACCTTGTGTGACGATGATGAGACTCCTGGTTGTTCTACTGCCACAATAACAATGACCGTCGAAGACGAAGGTTCACCGGTTGCTTCAGATGATACTGTTGTAATTGAAGCTGGCACTTCCGAAGAAGTGATCACAAAACTTTTGGATAATGATGATCTAACTGATGATGCAACAATTTCTTCATTAGATGATTCGGCAAGTAACGCGACCATCGTTTTGAATAGTGATGGCACAGTTACCTATACGCCACAATCTGGTTTTATGGGAGAGGATACTTTTACATACACCATTTGTGATGATGATGCTGATGCAAGCTGTTCTACAGCTACTGTTACGGTAAATATCGTGGAAGCCGTAAAATTCAATGTTCCTGATGATCTTAAAGCTTATTATTCAGACGCCAGTTTTACTATAGATCCAGACTTGCTGTATTCAGAGCTTTCAGATTTTACGAACGCGCAACACACGAACCGTCTTACATATACAGATCGTCATGATTATCTATATGATGCAGATGCTGCTCTTGATGATGAATCTATGGTAGTGTTGATCTACTCTGGGGAACTTAGACCAGATGATGAATTTCAGTTAGGAGATCTTGACGGTGATGAAAGTTTTAATACGGAACATATTTATCCTCAGTCTCGATTAAACACTGAAGAATCTGTGAGTGACCTTCATTTACTAAGAGTTGCAGATGTAGACATTAATTCTGAAAGACTTAACTACCCATTTACTGAAGGTAGTGGAGAATACAAGCTTGTAGGCGGTGATAGTTGGTATCCTGGAGATGAATGGAAGGGAGATGTTGCCAGAATGGTAATGTATGTTAATCTTAGCTACGGCGATGATTTTGATGAAGTTGGAAATCTTGAACTATTCCTGAAATGGAACCGTGAAGATCCGGTTTCAGCCTTCGAATTACAGCGTAATGATGTGATTGAAGCGGCTCAGGGTAACCGTAACCCATTTATCGATAATCCATTCCTTGCTACTCTTATTTGGGGTGGTGATGCGGCGGAAAATCGTTGGGAATAA
- a CDS encoding endonuclease/exonuclease/phosphatase family protein, translating into MKKYITAIYLVIGLYLTTSEKLYCQNMRDYHIETIAFYNVENLFDTVDDTLTFDDDRTALGKDNWTEERYDVKIANISRVLAEIGTQESKKPPLVIGLCEIENKKVLEDLIAHPNLAQFNYRIVHYDSPDERGIDVALLYRSQSFVVTNSQARKLMIYDEDKRDYTRDQLVVSGIAMGQETHFIVNHWPSRSGGEAKSSYKREKAAMLNKRIIDSIYQEDPKARIIGMGDFNDDPTNKSFKKFLQTKAEIQDLKEGDLYNPMENMLKRGRGTLAYRDSWNLFDQFYLSESLLNRTSEGFQYYKAGIFNAPYLITQGGQYRGYPMRTYGSSGYQPGYSDHFPVYLYLIKAVE; encoded by the coding sequence TTGAAGAAATATATTACAGCGATTTATTTGGTAATTGGGCTATACCTGACAACTTCAGAAAAGCTATATTGTCAGAATATGAGAGATTACCATATTGAAACTATTGCCTTTTATAATGTAGAGAATTTGTTCGACACCGTAGACGACACCCTCACGTTTGATGATGACAGGACTGCTCTGGGTAAAGACAACTGGACCGAAGAACGCTATGATGTTAAAATAGCGAATATTTCCAGGGTGCTTGCTGAAATAGGAACTCAGGAATCTAAAAAGCCACCATTGGTTATAGGTCTTTGTGAAATTGAAAATAAGAAGGTTTTAGAAGATCTTATCGCACATCCCAACCTTGCACAGTTCAATTACAGGATCGTGCATTACGATTCTCCAGATGAGCGAGGCATCGATGTGGCACTGCTGTATCGATCGCAGTCATTTGTAGTAACGAATTCCCAGGCCAGAAAATTAATGATCTATGATGAGGATAAAAGGGATTATACCAGAGACCAATTAGTGGTTAGCGGAATTGCCATGGGGCAGGAAACTCATTTTATAGTAAATCACTGGCCCTCCAGGTCTGGTGGTGAAGCAAAAAGCAGTTACAAACGCGAAAAAGCTGCTATGCTTAATAAACGTATTATTGACTCCATCTACCAGGAAGACCCGAAAGCAAGAATTATTGGAATGGGAGATTTCAACGATGATCCTACCAATAAAAGCTTTAAAAAGTTCCTACAAACTAAAGCCGAAATTCAGGATTTGAAAGAAGGAGACCTGTATAATCCTATGGAAAACATGCTTAAAAGAGGTCGCGGGACACTGGCTTATCGTGATTCCTGGAACTTATTCGATCAATTTTATCTTTCAGAAAGCTTATTGAACAGAACTTCTGAAGGATTTCAGTATTATAAAGCCGGAATTTTCAACGCTCCTTATCTAATTACACAGGGTGGCCAGTACCGCGGATATCCTATGCGTACTTATGGTAGCTCAGGCTATCAGCCAGGTTATAGTGATCATTTTCCCGTATACCTGTATTTGATAAAAGCTGTAGAATAA
- a CDS encoding TonB-dependent receptor plug domain-containing protein translates to MESISENEIIILITRAGYLSKRIPVKKNGILELDLSTISLSPDSSRDLTFQNTISLSDVDVMEDEADFDNISGILQSTRDAYLSAAAFDFSQTFYRVRGLGSEYGSLMINGVEMNKAFDGRPQWSNWGGLNDVQRNQVFSPGVSPSEYGFGGLGGTTNMIMRASRFASGGRITASGSNRSYTGRLMATYASGEKNNGWFYAFSIGRRYASEGYMEGTPFDANSIYLGLEKIINKEHALNFTAIYTPTLRGKSAPLTEEVVEIKGKRYNPYWGFQEGMIRNSRMKEIKEPIFMLNHFWNPSENIQVNTNLSYQFGEVSSTRIDYGGTSFVDFDSQRTYLGGASNPDPVYYQKLPGYFLRFEGFEDFQKAYLSANELRNNGQLNWADIYEANANPDALYALAADVNQDQSLIANSILSWQLSSSLHLITSFKASSLKSHNFGRIEDLFGASSFLDVEVFSDFSQNDLRNPDRKVIEGEGYKYDYNLEAQTAEVFVQLQKQWRSMEVSISGQVSTSSFNRFGNYQNEEFTANSYGRSKDIDFLTSGIKTNLLYKFSGRQSLEFNLAAFSKAPLLKNIFVNPRQNNAIAPQVSEEIITASDLSYRYRTNLFNFRMTGYVQHIANSTEVSFYYTDGLSGLGRENSTAFVQEVLTNMDKQYLGVELSSEYQVTSTMKLKLAGGSGQFLYSNNPALSLFSSSFEDLNYEQSFLKGYRLPGGSQSAFQLAFEYRDPAYWWFGISQNYFTGAFIDVSPLNRTSNFQKDYDGLEIVEYDAEVARELLRQEQFDPYFLTNIIGGKSWRIKDKYLGLFASINNALNTNFKTGGYEQARNANYRTLKVDRDREVPIFGNKYWYGNGTSYFVNLNLRF, encoded by the coding sequence ATGGAAAGTATTTCAGAAAATGAAATTATTATTCTAATAACGAGAGCGGGTTATCTTAGTAAACGAATACCTGTAAAGAAGAATGGAATCCTGGAGCTGGATCTTTCCACTATTTCACTTAGTCCAGATTCCAGTCGCGATCTCACATTTCAGAATACGATAAGTCTTTCAGATGTAGATGTCATGGAGGATGAAGCCGACTTTGATAATATTTCAGGTATTCTTCAATCCACCCGGGATGCTTATCTCAGCGCTGCTGCCTTTGATTTTAGTCAGACTTTTTACCGGGTAAGGGGCCTAGGTTCAGAGTATGGCAGCTTAATGATCAACGGAGTTGAGATGAACAAAGCTTTTGATGGCAGACCTCAATGGAGCAATTGGGGTGGTCTTAATGACGTGCAGAGAAACCAGGTTTTTAGTCCAGGGGTATCTCCTTCAGAATATGGTTTTGGAGGTCTTGGTGGTACTACGAATATGATCATGCGTGCATCACGTTTCGCAAGTGGTGGTAGAATTACTGCCTCGGGTTCTAACCGTAGTTATACCGGAAGGCTTATGGCAACTTACGCAAGTGGCGAGAAAAATAATGGCTGGTTTTATGCATTTTCTATAGGACGCCGTTATGCAAGTGAAGGTTATATGGAAGGAACTCCGTTCGACGCAAACTCTATTTACCTGGGTCTGGAAAAGATCATTAATAAGGAGCATGCACTTAATTTCACTGCGATCTATACGCCAACACTTCGTGGGAAATCTGCTCCACTCACAGAAGAGGTTGTTGAAATTAAAGGAAAACGTTACAATCCATACTGGGGTTTCCAAGAGGGTATGATTCGTAATAGCAGGATGAAAGAGATCAAGGAGCCAATTTTTATGCTTAATCATTTCTGGAATCCTTCTGAAAATATACAAGTCAATACTAATTTATCTTACCAGTTTGGTGAAGTATCTAGCACCCGAATAGATTATGGAGGGACTAGCTTTGTTGATTTTGATTCGCAACGCACTTACCTGGGTGGAGCTTCGAATCCAGATCCAGTTTATTACCAGAAATTACCAGGATATTTCCTGAGATTTGAAGGATTCGAAGATTTTCAGAAAGCTTATCTCTCGGCAAATGAATTGAGAAATAATGGACAGCTCAACTGGGCAGACATTTATGAAGCCAATGCCAATCCCGATGCTTTGTACGCTCTGGCGGCAGATGTCAATCAGGATCAAAGTTTGATTGCTAACAGTATATTGAGCTGGCAATTATCTTCCAGTCTGCATCTAATTACTAGCTTCAAAGCTTCATCTCTTAAAAGTCATAATTTTGGCAGGATCGAGGATCTCTTTGGAGCATCCAGTTTTCTGGACGTAGAGGTGTTTTCAGATTTTTCTCAGAATGACCTGCGCAATCCGGATCGAAAAGTTATAGAAGGGGAGGGTTATAAGTATGATTATAACTTAGAGGCTCAAACAGCTGAAGTTTTTGTTCAGCTTCAAAAGCAATGGAGAAGTATGGAAGTTAGTATCTCCGGGCAGGTTTCGACCTCAAGCTTCAATCGTTTTGGGAATTACCAGAATGAAGAGTTCACGGCCAATTCTTATGGTAGATCAAAGGATATCGATTTTCTTACTTCAGGTATAAAAACGAATTTACTTTATAAATTTTCTGGACGCCAAAGCCTGGAATTTAATCTGGCAGCCTTTTCTAAGGCACCATTGCTGAAGAATATATTTGTAAATCCACGCCAGAATAACGCTATTGCTCCCCAGGTTTCCGAAGAAATAATTACTGCTTCAGACCTTAGTTACCGCTATCGTACCAATCTTTTCAACTTTAGAATGACCGGCTACGTCCAGCACATAGCGAATAGCACCGAAGTTTCTTTTTATTATACAGATGGGTTGTCGGGCCTTGGTAGAGAGAATTCTACCGCTTTCGTTCAGGAGGTACTAACCAATATGGATAAACAATACCTTGGAGTTGAACTAAGTTCAGAATACCAGGTAACATCAACGATGAAGCTGAAACTGGCTGGAGGAAGCGGGCAGTTTTTATACAGCAACAATCCTGCTCTTAGCTTGTTCTCCAGTTCTTTTGAAGATTTGAATTATGAGCAATCATTCCTGAAAGGCTATCGCTTACCGGGTGGTTCGCAATCTGCCTTTCAGCTAGCTTTCGAATATAGAGATCCTGCATACTGGTGGTTCGGTATTTCACAAAATTACTTTACCGGCGCATTTATAGATGTGAGTCCGCTGAATAGAACCTCAAATTTTCAAAAAGATTACGATGGTTTGGAGATCGTGGAATACGATGCGGAAGTAGCAAGAGAATTATTACGGCAAGAGCAGTTTGATCCCTATTTCCTCACCAACATCATTGGGGGTAAAAGCTGGAGAATTAAGGATAAATATCTTGGTTTATTCGCTAGTATAAATAACGCACTCAATACCAATTTTAAAACCGGAGGTTACGAGCAGGCGCGGAATGCTAATTATAGAACTTTAAAAGTGGATAGGGATCGGGAGGTTCCAATCTTCGGAAATAAATACTGGTATGGGAATGGCACCAGTTATTTTGTGAATTTAAATCTTAGATTTTAA
- a CDS encoding DUF5689 domain-containing protein, which translates to MNKIFFIIFLLAMTFQACVPTDDFEVPELVEDSISIDGNFTSIVAVKGNYKTETGEIHNFRDTDTWFEAYVISDDSGGNFYKKLVLQDKAQNPQSGIQILVDDNSLHQTYNFGRKVYVKLDGLSLGFNNGVLQLGIQNRGDVVAIPSSLIDDFIVRSEITSEIIPKKLSISEFSEETNNLYVEVHDIQFDINLVREAENFSFASHRYDEYDGERQLESCTTGETVFLSTSTYANFRSLMLPTGSGNIKGVLSRNYYDEHFVLIVNDPTALDFSGERCDDQFFKCDSEGDISRNVVTEENFDGVTSNTTLAARKWTNINVSGGEKRFTPTMVNGNRLLRISAYNTLENPLEAWLVSPVIDISSTRANLVTFDLLASYDNGMFLKVYFTQDFTGDPRTTDWKLLDAAIPYGPSGGSGNVFKTSEIDISCLQGKIWIGFRYLGAAPDKTTTYDLDNFRVMSN; encoded by the coding sequence ATGAATAAAATATTTTTTATCATTTTTTTACTGGCTATGACTTTTCAAGCTTGTGTGCCAACAGATGATTTTGAAGTTCCAGAACTTGTAGAGGACAGTATATCCATAGATGGAAATTTCACCAGTATTGTAGCAGTGAAGGGTAATTACAAAACAGAAACTGGTGAGATTCATAATTTCAGGGATACCGATACATGGTTTGAAGCATATGTTATTAGTGATGATTCTGGAGGTAACTTTTATAAAAAGCTCGTTTTACAGGATAAGGCTCAAAATCCTCAGTCTGGAATTCAAATTCTGGTTGATGACAATTCCCTGCATCAAACTTATAACTTCGGAAGAAAAGTTTATGTAAAGCTCGACGGTCTTAGTCTTGGATTTAATAATGGAGTTTTGCAACTAGGTATTCAGAATAGGGGAGATGTGGTGGCAATTCCTTCTTCATTAATAGATGATTTTATTGTTAGATCTGAAATCACTTCTGAAATCATTCCGAAGAAACTTTCAATTTCTGAGTTTTCAGAAGAAACTAATAACCTATATGTAGAAGTGCATGACATCCAATTTGATATTAACCTGGTGCGTGAAGCAGAGAATTTTTCGTTCGCTTCTCATAGGTACGATGAGTATGATGGTGAAAGACAATTGGAAAGTTGTACAACCGGCGAGACCGTATTTTTAAGTACGAGCACCTATGCTAATTTCAGATCTTTGATGCTGCCCACAGGTTCCGGGAATATCAAAGGAGTTCTTAGCCGCAATTATTATGACGAACATTTTGTTCTAATTGTAAATGATCCAACCGCTCTCGATTTTTCCGGTGAGAGATGTGATGACCAGTTTTTCAAATGTGATTCTGAAGGTGATATTAGTAGAAATGTGGTCACGGAAGAGAATTTTGATGGTGTAACTTCCAATACAACACTTGCTGCCAGAAAATGGACCAATATCAATGTGAGTGGAGGGGAGAAACGCTTTACACCTACGATGGTAAACGGCAATCGTTTGTTGCGAATCTCTGCTTATAATACATTAGAGAATCCACTGGAAGCATGGCTGGTGTCCCCGGTGATCGATATCTCCAGTACCAGAGCGAATCTTGTGACCTTTGATCTGCTGGCTTCGTATGATAACGGCATGTTTTTAAAAGTGTATTTCACTCAGGATTTTACTGGTGATCCCAGAACTACGGATTGGAAGCTACTTGATGCTGCGATACCTTATGGACCATCAGGAGGTTCTGGTAATGTCTTCAAAACTTCAGAAATCGATATATCCTGTTTGCAGGGAAAAATTTGGATTGGATTTAGATATTTGGGAGCCGCTCCAGATAAAACTACTACGTATGATCTCGATAATTTCAGAGTTATGAGTAATTGA
- the mfd gene encoding transcription-repair coupling factor codes for MSTKLIAQNFAQSPQQRELQNALAYSENKTSNIHLKGLVGSALSFVVAGAFRDVQRPFLLIFNDKEEAAYYLNDLEQLVGEKNVLFYPGSYRRPYQIEETDNANVLLRAEVLNRINSRKKPAIIVTYPDALFEKVVTRKELDRSTLKISVGDELSIDFVNEVLFEYQFKRVDFVTEPGEFSVRGGIIDVFSFSHDEPYRIEFFGDEVDSIRTFDVETQLSTDKKKKISVMPNVENKQLNEIRESFLKYISADTAVFIKNLDLLSAQADKLFSKAKEAFEKLSEEVKHSQPSELFADGELIKKQLLDFTAVELSNTAFLKPKTEIQYHTKPQPSFNKQFDLLIENLVENQEEGYKNFICCVSDQQARRFNDILEDQDQKVDYQTPVFSIFQGFIDEDSKMVCYTDHQIFERYHKFNLKNGYAKKQAITLKELTNLEVGDYVTHIDHGIGKFGGLQKIDVEGKKQEAIKLIYGERDILYLSIHSLHKISKFNGKDGKPPKIYKLGSNAWKNLKKKTKARVKHIAYDLIKLYAKRRLEKGFKYDPDSYLQHELEASFMYEDTPDQSSATAAVKEDMESERPMDRLVCGDVGFGKTEIAIRAAFKAVDNNKQVAILVPTTILAFQHHQTFSERLKDFPVRIDYLNRFRTAKERKETLADLADGKVDIIIGTHQLVSKAVKFKDLGLLIVDEEQKFGVAVKDKLKTIRENVDTLTLTATPIPRTLQFSLMAARDLSTITTPPPNRYPIETNIIRFSEETIRDAVSYEIQRGGQVFFIHNRVENIKEVAGMIQRLVPDAKIGVGHGQMEGKKLEKLMLSFINGEFDVLVSTTIVESGLDVSEANTIFINNANNFGLSDLHQMRGRVGRSNKKAFCYFITPPYSVMTEDARKRITALEQFSDLGSGFNIAMKDLEIRGAGDLLGGDQSGFINDIGFDTYQKILNEAIEELKENEFRDLYAETEDVELKDFVKDTQIDTDFELLFPDDYINNIAERLNLYTKLNELSTEEELLKFEAELEDRFGELPTQAVDLLNSVRIKWIATKIGLERVVLKKNKMVGYFIADQNSRFYQTANFTKVLQYVQTHKQNCTMKEKQTRNGLRLLLTFDRINSINKALKVLEPLDFREKKEELA; via the coding sequence ATGAGTACAAAACTTATCGCCCAGAATTTTGCACAATCCCCACAACAACGGGAATTGCAAAATGCCCTTGCCTATTCTGAAAATAAAACGTCTAATATTCATCTAAAGGGACTTGTCGGCTCTGCGTTGTCTTTCGTGGTAGCGGGCGCTTTCAGAGATGTGCAACGACCGTTTTTACTGATCTTTAATGACAAGGAAGAAGCAGCCTATTATTTGAACGATCTTGAGCAACTGGTGGGTGAAAAGAATGTGCTTTTTTATCCCGGTTCTTATAGAAGACCTTACCAGATCGAGGAGACTGATAATGCAAATGTGCTACTAAGAGCTGAAGTTCTAAATCGAATTAACTCCAGAAAAAAACCAGCAATCATTGTTACCTATCCAGATGCTCTTTTTGAAAAAGTAGTTACGCGTAAAGAACTGGATAGAAGTACTCTGAAAATATCTGTAGGCGATGAGCTTTCGATCGATTTTGTAAATGAAGTCCTTTTTGAATATCAGTTTAAAAGAGTTGATTTCGTTACAGAACCTGGTGAGTTTTCAGTGAGAGGTGGGATTATTGATGTTTTCAGCTTTAGTCATGATGAGCCCTATAGAATAGAATTTTTTGGGGATGAAGTAGACAGTATCCGGACTTTTGATGTCGAAACCCAGCTTTCTACAGATAAGAAAAAGAAGATTTCGGTAATGCCCAATGTTGAGAATAAACAACTCAACGAGATCAGGGAAAGTTTTCTGAAATATATTTCAGCAGATACCGCTGTATTCATAAAAAATCTGGACCTGCTTTCTGCCCAGGCAGACAAGCTCTTCAGTAAAGCTAAAGAAGCTTTTGAAAAACTTTCCGAAGAAGTAAAACACAGTCAACCTTCAGAATTATTTGCAGATGGCGAGCTTATAAAAAAGCAACTACTGGATTTTACCGCGGTAGAACTGAGCAATACGGCATTTCTTAAGCCTAAAACTGAAATTCAATATCATACCAAACCGCAACCTTCCTTTAATAAACAGTTCGATCTACTTATTGAAAACCTGGTAGAAAATCAGGAAGAAGGTTATAAGAATTTTATCTGTTGTGTAAGCGATCAGCAGGCACGCAGGTTTAATGACATTCTGGAAGATCAGGATCAAAAGGTAGATTATCAGACCCCTGTTTTTAGCATATTTCAGGGTTTTATCGATGAAGATTCTAAAATGGTTTGCTATACCGATCACCAGATCTTTGAGCGCTACCATAAGTTTAATCTGAAAAACGGGTATGCCAAGAAACAGGCGATCACGCTTAAGGAACTTACGAATCTTGAGGTGGGTGATTATGTAACGCATATTGACCACGGAATTGGGAAATTTGGCGGACTCCAGAAGATCGATGTAGAAGGAAAGAAACAGGAAGCGATCAAATTGATCTACGGCGAACGCGATATTCTTTACCTGAGCATTCACTCGCTACACAAAATTTCGAAGTTTAACGGGAAAGACGGGAAACCGCCTAAGATCTATAAACTGGGTAGTAATGCCTGGAAAAACCTGAAGAAAAAGACCAAAGCACGTGTAAAACATATTGCTTACGATCTTATAAAATTATACGCGAAACGCAGGCTCGAAAAAGGTTTTAAATACGATCCCGACTCTTATCTTCAGCATGAACTGGAAGCTTCTTTTATGTATGAAGACACGCCAGATCAAAGCTCGGCCACGGCAGCGGTAAAGGAGGATATGGAAAGTGAAAGACCTATGGACAGGCTTGTATGCGGGGATGTTGGCTTCGGAAAAACGGAAATCGCGATTCGTGCTGCATTCAAAGCAGTAGACAACAACAAGCAGGTGGCAATCCTGGTTCCTACCACCATCCTTGCTTTTCAACACCATCAGACATTCTCTGAAAGATTGAAAGATTTCCCGGTAAGGATTGATTATTTGAACAGGTTTAGAACTGCGAAAGAGCGTAAGGAGACGCTGGCAGATCTTGCTGATGGAAAAGTAGATATTATTATTGGTACACACCAGCTAGTAAGTAAGGCCGTTAAATTCAAAGATCTCGGACTTTTAATCGTTGATGAGGAACAAAAATTTGGTGTTGCTGTAAAGGATAAACTGAAAACGATTCGTGAAAACGTAGATACTCTTACTCTAACCGCGACGCCAATTCCAAGAACGCTACAATTCAGCTTGATGGCGGCGAGAGATCTTTCTACGATCACCACTCCGCCCCCGAACCGTTATCCAATTGAAACAAATATTATTCGATTTTCTGAAGAAACCATTCGTGATGCCGTTTCCTATGAAATTCAGCGTGGCGGACAGGTTTTCTTTATTCACAACAGGGTAGAGAATATCAAAGAAGTTGCCGGGATGATTCAGAGACTGGTTCCAGATGCTAAAATTGGTGTTGGACATGGGCAAATGGAAGGGAAGAAACTGGAGAAATTAATGCTGAGCTTCATCAATGGGGAGTTTGATGTGCTGGTATCTACTACGATCGTTGAAAGCGGACTTGATGTTTCTGAAGCTAATACGATCTTTATCAACAACGCGAATAACTTTGGATTATCAGATCTCCACCAGATGCGTGGCCGGGTTGGACGTAGCAATAAAAAGGCATTCTGTTATTTTATTACTCCGCCATACTCTGTGATGACCGAAGATGCGCGTAAGAGGATCACAGCTTTGGAACAGTTCTCTGATCTAGGAAGCGGATTTAATATTGCCATGAAGGATCTTGAAATTCGTGGCGCTGGTGACCTTCTTGGAGGAGACCAGAGCGGGTTTATCAACGATATTGGATTTGACACCTATCAGAAAATACTGAACGAAGCAATCGAGGAATTAAAAGAAAACGAATTTCGTGATCTTTATGCTGAAACCGAAGATGTGGAATTGAAAGATTTCGTCAAGGATACACAGATCGACACCGATTTCGAATTACTGTTCCCTGATGATTATATCAACAATATCGCAGAGAGACTGAATCTATATACTAAACTTAACGAGCTTTCTACGGAAGAAGAACTGCTTAAATTTGAAGCAGAGCTGGAAGACAGGTTTGGCGAGTTACCTACACAAGCAGTTGATCTTCTAAACTCTGTAAGAATCAAATGGATCGCCACCAAAATAGGACTTGAAAGAGTGGTTTTGAAAAAGAATAAAATGGTTGGTTATTTTATAGCAGATCAAAATTCAAGGTTCTATCAAACTGCTAACTTCACGAAGGTTCTGCAATATGTGCAAACACACAAGCAAAACTGCACCATGAAGGAGAAACAAACCCGAAATGGACTACGACTGTTACTTACTTTTGACAGGATAAATTCTATCAATAAAGCTCTGAAAGTACTTGAGCCTTTGGATTTTAGAGAGAAGAAAGAAGAATTGGCGTAA
- a CDS encoding DoxX family membrane protein gives MDHKKLAYFFARITLGVNFSIHGLVRLPKLQGFAEGIVEGFEGSMLPEFMVIPFAYAIPILELILGIMLLLGIYTNKALAASAILMIVLIAGSAFKEDWGAVSTQMLYALYIFFLIFFQENNSWSLIANKKTK, from the coding sequence ATGGACCATAAAAAGCTTGCTTACTTTTTCGCCAGGATCACGCTGGGAGTAAATTTCAGCATCCATGGGTTGGTTCGGCTGCCAAAACTTCAAGGCTTTGCTGAAGGAATAGTTGAAGGTTTTGAGGGGAGTATGCTTCCAGAATTTATGGTCATCCCCTTCGCTTACGCAATTCCGATCTTGGAATTAATTTTGGGAATAATGCTTTTGCTAGGAATCTATACAAATAAAGCGCTGGCAGCTTCAGCAATATTAATGATCGTTCTAATTGCCGGTAGTGCTTTTAAGGAAGACTGGGGAGCTGTTAGCACCCAGATGTTGTATGCTCTATATATCTTTTTCCTGATCTTTTTTCAGGAGAATAATTCGTGGAGTCTTATAGCTAACAAGAAAACGAAATAG